A DNA window from Allokutzneria albata contains the following coding sequences:
- a CDS encoding GGDEF domain-containing protein — protein MPASLENPRCAFQPLVNLNTGGVVAVEVLVHPIPDDRPGELDVDLAVLAARACAEHETLLPLHLNLLAETVATCPSGVERLHHALCDLGRRPHEVVIEVGGQLRESDYGELIDELRRLRAAGYKVAWDGGDVSLSLLLAAEVDIVKLDPRTVAGLPGQRGLAFVEAMAHFCRRTRTTLAAAGVHTTAQLKALRDSRIQLVQGDIVAPPARRPTTRISLATEDPDIIAEVPDVAELPIAAGPGVTEFLHPATMLSVEATADEVRSVLVNRPEVTSVVLVDENLCPQWTIDRNRFLLAVTGPYGHALHAKRHASRLADEPMLVATNSTAMDALHLSVSGSERRYDDVVVVDNSLRCMGIVRLSDLFRGLAEMKVEQAAALSPLTRLPGSDAVAREVDRRVVAGQIFAMCWLDVDGFKAVNDTAGFAAGDDLIRLVGRRLADAAAALRSAYVGHVGGDDFLAVVDVDDLVGFARAMLDGHYQVDGRAVTVSLATLVCANGTVPGYREVSRLLAPLKRQAKALTGSSWVLGRPGSDRVDVLRGTVAQPRRSSASAPTGR, from the coding sequence GTGCCTGCGTCGCTGGAGAACCCGCGGTGTGCGTTCCAGCCCTTGGTCAACCTCAACACCGGTGGAGTCGTCGCCGTCGAGGTGCTGGTCCACCCGATCCCCGATGACCGCCCCGGCGAACTCGACGTGGACCTCGCGGTGCTCGCCGCGCGCGCCTGCGCCGAGCACGAGACGCTGCTTCCCCTGCACCTCAACCTGCTCGCCGAGACCGTTGCAACCTGTCCGTCCGGTGTGGAGCGGCTGCACCACGCGCTGTGCGACCTCGGACGGCGGCCGCACGAAGTGGTGATCGAGGTCGGCGGGCAGCTGCGCGAATCCGACTACGGAGAACTGATCGACGAGCTGCGGCGGTTGCGGGCCGCCGGGTACAAGGTCGCGTGGGACGGCGGTGACGTGTCGCTGTCACTGCTGCTGGCCGCCGAGGTGGACATCGTCAAGCTCGACCCGCGCACCGTCGCGGGACTGCCGGGGCAGCGCGGGCTGGCCTTCGTGGAAGCGATGGCGCACTTCTGCCGCCGCACCCGGACCACCCTCGCAGCGGCGGGCGTGCACACGACGGCACAGCTCAAAGCCTTGCGGGACAGCAGGATCCAGCTCGTCCAGGGCGACATCGTCGCGCCGCCCGCCCGACGCCCGACGACGCGGATCTCCCTGGCGACCGAGGATCCGGACATCATCGCCGAGGTGCCCGACGTAGCCGAGCTGCCGATCGCGGCCGGGCCGGGGGTGACCGAGTTCCTGCACCCGGCGACGATGCTCTCCGTCGAGGCGACCGCGGACGAGGTGCGCTCGGTGCTGGTGAACCGGCCCGAGGTGACCAGCGTGGTCCTGGTGGACGAGAACCTTTGTCCACAATGGACAATCGACCGGAACCGGTTCCTGCTGGCGGTGACCGGACCCTACGGGCACGCGTTGCACGCCAAGCGGCACGCCTCGCGACTGGCGGACGAGCCGATGCTGGTGGCGACCAACAGCACCGCGATGGACGCGCTGCACCTCAGCGTCAGCGGGTCCGAGCGGCGCTACGACGATGTCGTAGTGGTGGACAACTCCTTGCGCTGCATGGGAATCGTGCGCCTGTCCGACCTGTTCCGCGGACTGGCGGAGATGAAGGTCGAGCAGGCCGCCGCGCTCAGCCCGCTGACCCGGCTGCCCGGCAGCGACGCGGTGGCGCGCGAGGTGGACCGCCGCGTCGTCGCCGGGCAGATCTTCGCGATGTGCTGGCTGGACGTCGACGGGTTCAAGGCCGTCAACGACACCGCGGGCTTCGCGGCGGGCGACGATCTGATCCGGCTGGTCGGCAGGCGCCTGGCCGACGCGGCGGCGGCGCTGCGGTCGGCCTACGTCGGCCACGTCGGCGGGGACGACTTCCTCGCGGTGGTCGACGTCGACGACCTGGTCGGCTTCGCGCGGGCGATGCTGGACGGGCACTACCAGGTGGACGGGCGGGCGGTGACGGTGTCGCTGGCGACGCTGGTCTGCGCGAACGGGACGGTGCCGGGCTACCGCGAGGTCTCCCGGCTGCTCGCCCCGTTGAAGCGGCAGGCGAAGGCGCTCACCGGATCGAGCTGGGTGCTCGGCCGCCCCGGCTCCGACCGCGTGGACGTCCTGCGCGGCACGGTCGCTCAGCCGCGCAGGAGCAGCGCCTCCGCACCCACCGGGCGGTAG
- a CDS encoding lycopene cyclase family protein, whose product MLDVLVAGAGPAGSALAKATARLGLRTAVVDPAAGRPWRATYASWADELPAGVPLAFRSERTRAAALTEHVVDRSYAVIDNEALRADLDDERIAVHQARAVKAHHDRDATTVLLDNEDRIRAGVVVDATGSQQALLGTTRRRTPAEQSAVGVVIPLREQGFVDKGEALFMDWREKHEGRPSFLYAVPLNDDEVLLEETSLADRPAMSHRELRDRLVDRLRRNGIPLHGNERWERVRFPMDDPLPRPQRVVPFGAAAPFVHPATGYSVAGSLTLAPRLAQALALGLDEGEASRAGWRTVWPTQALAVHGLRRVGLRVLLGLSAADVPRFFEAFFLAPTHLQNRYLAGRCDLPGTLRAMTAVIGAAPPALRARVAALAMGMTSA is encoded by the coding sequence ATGCTCGACGTGCTGGTAGCGGGAGCGGGCCCCGCCGGAAGCGCGCTCGCCAAAGCGACGGCGCGCCTCGGGCTGCGCACGGCCGTCGTCGACCCCGCGGCGGGAAGGCCGTGGCGGGCGACGTACGCGTCCTGGGCCGACGAACTGCCCGCCGGTGTCCCCTTGGCCTTCCGCAGCGAACGCACCCGCGCCGCGGCGCTGACCGAACACGTCGTCGACCGGTCCTACGCGGTGATCGACAACGAAGCGCTGCGCGCGGACTTGGACGACGAGAGGATCGCGGTTCACCAAGCACGCGCGGTGAAGGCCCACCACGACCGAGACGCCACAACGGTGTTGCTGGACAACGAGGACCGGATCAGAGCCGGCGTGGTGGTCGACGCGACCGGGAGCCAGCAGGCCCTCCTCGGCACGACAAGGCGGCGCACGCCCGCCGAGCAGTCGGCGGTCGGGGTCGTGATCCCCTTGCGGGAACAGGGTTTCGTCGACAAGGGCGAAGCGCTGTTCATGGACTGGCGCGAGAAGCACGAAGGCCGGCCGAGCTTCCTGTACGCGGTGCCGCTCAACGACGACGAAGTGCTGCTCGAAGAGACATCACTCGCTGACCGACCCGCGATGAGCCATCGGGAACTGCGCGATCGGCTGGTGGACCGGTTGCGGCGCAACGGCATTCCATTGCACGGGAACGAGCGGTGGGAGCGGGTGCGCTTCCCGATGGACGATCCGCTTCCCCGGCCGCAGCGCGTGGTGCCCTTCGGCGCGGCGGCACCGTTCGTGCACCCGGCGACGGGTTACAGCGTCGCGGGGTCGCTGACGCTCGCACCCCGCTTGGCGCAAGCGCTCGCGCTGGGGCTCGACGAGGGGGAAGCCTCGCGCGCGGGCTGGCGGACGGTGTGGCCGACGCAGGCGCTGGCGGTGCACGGGCTGCGACGGGTGGGACTGCGGGTGTTGCTGGGGTTGTCCGCGGCCGACGTTCCCCGGTTCTTCGAGGCGTTCTTCCTCGCGCCGACCCACCTGCAGAACCGTTACCTCGCAGGGCGTTGCGACCTGCCGGGTACGCTGCGCGCGATGACGGCGGTGATCGGCGCGGCGCCACCGGCGTTGCGGGCAAGGGTCGCCGCCCTCGCCATGGGGATGACGTCTGCGTGA